A single Desulfovibrio gilichinskyi DNA region contains:
- a CDS encoding arsenate reductase ArsC, with protein sequence MDNKMNVLFLCTGNSCRSQMAEGWAHHLKSDLINAYSAGIEIHGLNPNAVKVMAESGVDISGHKSKHINEFEGVALDVVVTVCGHANETCPYFPGNCKVTHVGFDDPPKMAKELAEKGASEEEQLDCYRRVRDEIKAYIELLPESLK encoded by the coding sequence ATGGATAATAAAATGAATGTTCTTTTTTTATGCACGGGAAATTCATGCAGAAGTCAGATGGCTGAAGGGTGGGCGCACCATCTTAAAAGTGACCTGATTAATGCTTACTCCGCCGGCATTGAAATACATGGTCTGAATCCTAATGCTGTTAAGGTTATGGCTGAATCCGGAGTAGATATTTCTGGACATAAATCTAAGCATATTAATGAATTTGAGGGGGTAGCGTTAGATGTTGTAGTAACAGTCTGCGGTCATGCCAATGAAACATGTCCGTATTTTCCCGGTAACTGCAAAGTGACTCATGTAGGTTTTGATGATCCTCCTAAAATGGCTAAAGAACTGGCGGAAAAAGGAGCTTCCGAAGAGGAACAGCTTGATTGTTATAGAAGAGTGCGTGACGAGATTAAAGCCTATATTGAATTAC
- a CDS encoding ArsR/SmtB family transcription factor codes for MDILIDLFKALSDRNRLRVVAALMAYKELCACQLTELLQISGATVSRHMGILISSGLVSSRKDGRWVIYNLNVEEPSFGPIMNYIKNKVSTDSYILSDIEILEKITAIECEELCRKQRGEECCPK; via the coding sequence GTGGATATATTAATTGATTTATTTAAGGCACTTTCTGATCGGAATAGGTTGCGGGTTGTTGCTGCGCTAATGGCTTATAAAGAATTGTGCGCTTGTCAGTTAACCGAGCTGTTACAAATTTCAGGTGCTACAGTCTCTCGTCATATGGGAATTCTAATTTCTTCAGGACTTGTTAGCAGTAGAAAAGATGGTCGGTGGGTAATTTATAATCTGAATGTCGAAGAACCTTCATTTGGTCCGATTATGAACTATATTAAAAATAAAGTTTCAACTGACTCGTATATATTGAGTGACATAGAGATTCTTGAAAAAATAACGGCAATCGAATGTGAAGAACTTTGCCGCAAGCAGCGTGGTGAAGAATGTTGTCCGAAATAA
- the rsgA gene encoding ribosome small subunit-dependent GTPase A produces the protein MNQNEYSLADLGWKDSFRDQFSAADKATSLPARVIKTHKGHLVVSTGKNEHLLQIAETGVGSLNEQPTVGDWLLLDAESFVPVRLLTRTSLLQRMSPGQEVKLQPIAANIDTLLIVSSCNTEFNLNRLERYVCLALDAGVEFVMVLTKADLADDIEEFKAKARQLHETMPIMVVNAKDNESVSCLKKWFSKGESLVLLGSSGVGKTTLLNTINGTEKDKTGSIRLADEKGRHTTTTRSLHVMPSGALLIDVPGIRELQLHDCENGLYNAFSEITELADECKFANCSHTTEPGCAVQMALSEGRIDIRRLSNYLKLLSETQQNKENISEKTKRKSSSGNKKKKAKSKWIG, from the coding sequence TTGAATCAAAATGAATATTCTTTAGCTGACCTTGGCTGGAAAGACTCTTTCCGTGACCAATTCTCTGCCGCTGACAAGGCAACATCCCTACCTGCCAGAGTTATAAAAACTCACAAAGGCCACCTCGTTGTTTCAACTGGGAAAAATGAACATCTCCTGCAAATTGCAGAAACCGGTGTCGGCAGCTTAAACGAACAACCGACTGTCGGAGACTGGCTTTTGCTTGATGCAGAATCCTTTGTTCCGGTTCGTTTGCTGACACGTACCAGCCTTTTGCAAAGAATGAGCCCCGGACAGGAAGTTAAACTCCAACCGATTGCGGCAAACATTGACACTTTGCTGATTGTCTCATCCTGCAATACAGAATTTAATCTTAATAGGCTTGAACGGTATGTATGCCTTGCCCTTGATGCCGGAGTTGAATTTGTAATGGTGCTGACCAAAGCAGACTTAGCTGATGACATTGAAGAATTTAAAGCTAAAGCCAGACAACTGCATGAAACCATGCCGATTATGGTTGTTAACGCCAAAGACAATGAAAGTGTAAGCTGTTTAAAAAAATGGTTCAGCAAAGGAGAATCGCTGGTTCTTTTAGGTTCATCCGGAGTAGGAAAAACCACCTTACTGAATACTATTAACGGAACAGAAAAAGATAAAACCGGCTCAATACGTTTAGCTGACGAAAAAGGCCGCCACACTACAACAACCCGCTCTCTTCACGTTATGCCTTCCGGAGCTCTTTTGATTGATGTTCCGGGAATAAGAGAATTACAACTTCACGACTGCGAAAACGGGCTGTACAATGCCTTTTCAGAAATCACTGAGCTGGCTGATGAATGTAAATTTGCTAATTGCAGCCATACCACTGAACCTGGATGCGCAGTTCAAATGGCTCTTAGCGAAGGCAGAATTGATATCAGAAGGCTTAGCAACTACCTTAAACTGTTAAGTGAAACACAGCAGAACAAAGAAAATATTTCTGAAAAAACAAAAAGAAAATCCAGCTCCGGTAATAAAAAGAAAAAAGCTAAGTCTAAATGGATAGGATAA
- a CDS encoding esterase-like activity of phytase family protein: MIKKFIAAGTLLALSAGFAFAADFQIDQYEIETPLKYNVPYSGQYADRFPEGFPIGIGSGMTYVGLAKDGTRIFYAIGDRGPNADSPYVLVDGKKVPSKVFPAPDYTPSYGAIGLKDGKVTLLSRIEIKDTTGHKISGRPLPPNSVGSTGEIPLSDSYKVLSFDKEGLDTEGIAIDKKDGNLWICDEYGPFIAKMDVNTGRIIKKYSPGAGLPAIIAKRQPNRGMEGIAVTPSNKVIGAVQSICDVDGKVSASKAPFTRLVWLDPDTGETKMFAYPVDVDAYKKCQDVKIGDLQAVSDTQFLITEQGSGKDGLRNIIYLVDIKDATDLTDKKTAKGEELEMVSGADELKSLGIKMAGKKKIISLRDYGWKPSKAEGLALLPDMKTIAVCSDNDFGFGSVTINPAKNKDGKPVKKVTKYVLDDGKMTYDGSAVDTSFELKATGEKAGFWMITLPKKVTNY; encoded by the coding sequence ATGATTAAAAAATTTATTGCCGCTGGAACCTTGCTGGCACTCAGTGCCGGATTTGCATTTGCTGCTGATTTTCAAATTGATCAATATGAAATTGAAACTCCTCTCAAGTATAATGTCCCGTATAGCGGACAATACGCTGATCGTTTTCCCGAAGGTTTTCCTATCGGCATAGGGTCAGGCATGACTTATGTCGGACTGGCTAAAGACGGAACCAGAATTTTTTATGCCATCGGTGACCGCGGACCTAACGCAGACAGTCCTTATGTTTTAGTTGATGGAAAGAAAGTCCCTTCAAAAGTTTTTCCCGCCCCTGATTATACACCTTCATATGGCGCAATTGGCCTCAAAGACGGAAAAGTTACTCTTTTAAGCCGTATTGAGATTAAAGATACAACTGGTCATAAAATCTCCGGTCGTCCGCTCCCTCCGAATTCCGTAGGGTCCACAGGTGAGATCCCTCTGTCTGATTCATATAAAGTGCTCAGTTTTGATAAAGAAGGACTGGATACAGAAGGAATCGCCATTGATAAGAAAGATGGCAATTTATGGATTTGTGATGAATACGGACCGTTTATCGCCAAAATGGATGTTAATACCGGGCGTATAATCAAGAAATATTCTCCCGGTGCGGGACTGCCTGCCATTATCGCTAAACGTCAGCCGAATAGAGGAATGGAAGGAATAGCCGTTACTCCGTCTAACAAAGTCATCGGAGCCGTGCAGTCTATATGTGATGTAGACGGAAAAGTTTCCGCCAGTAAAGCTCCTTTCACCCGTTTGGTATGGCTTGATCCGGATACAGGCGAAACAAAGATGTTTGCGTACCCTGTTGACGTTGATGCTTATAAAAAATGTCAGGATGTTAAGATCGGTGATCTTCAGGCGGTAAGTGATACACAGTTTCTTATTACCGAGCAGGGTTCAGGTAAAGACGGTCTGCGCAATATTATTTATTTAGTTGATATCAAAGATGCAACGGATCTTACCGATAAGAAAACAGCGAAAGGCGAAGAACTGGAAATGGTTTCCGGTGCTGATGAGCTTAAATCTCTCGGTATAAAAATGGCCGGTAAAAAGAAAATTATAAGTCTTCGTGATTACGGCTGGAAACCTAGTAAAGCCGAAGGTCTGGCACTTCTCCCTGATATGAAAACCATTGCGGTCTGTTCTGATAATGATTTCGGGTTCGGTTCTGTTACCATAAACCCTGCAAAGAATAAGGACGGAAAACCTGTTAAAAAAGTAACCAAATACGTTCTTGATGATGGAAAGATGACTTATGACGGTTCTGCTGTTGATACTTCATTTGAGCTGAAAGCAACTGGTGAAAAAGCCGGTTTCTGGATGATCACGCTTCCAAAGAAAGTTACAAATTACTAA
- a CDS encoding TIGR01777 family oxidoreductase, with protein sequence MRVVITGGTGFIGRKLSRALVAKGYQVIALTRSTRVSDIDGVRNVVWDGESSSGWEEFIEGSAAIVNLAGENIASGRWSEAKKNRILHSRLAAGHAVTEGVAKAKVRPKVVVQASAIGFYGPKGAEPVTEDSPAGDSFLAEVSKKWEASTAGVESYGIRRVIIRTSMVLGCGGALRKMLGPFKLGLGSYLGHGHQGVSWIHIDDEVRAIIYLIENKTCRGVYNLSSTHPVTSNKFTETLGQVAGKRVFLRVPSFVLKLILGQMADEVLLTGQFVLPERLITAGFNFEHLDIKEALTHFVD encoded by the coding sequence ATGCGAGTTGTTATAACCGGTGGAACTGGGTTTATAGGTAGAAAACTAAGTAGGGCTCTGGTCGCGAAAGGGTATCAAGTTATAGCTTTAACACGTTCAACACGTGTTTCAGATATTGACGGTGTAAGAAATGTTGTTTGGGATGGTGAGTCTTCATCCGGCTGGGAGGAGTTTATTGAGGGATCTGCGGCAATTGTAAATCTTGCCGGGGAAAATATAGCTTCAGGACGTTGGAGTGAAGCTAAGAAAAATAGAATTCTACACAGCAGGCTGGCAGCCGGACATGCTGTAACTGAGGGTGTTGCAAAGGCAAAAGTCCGCCCGAAGGTTGTTGTACAAGCTTCCGCAATAGGTTTTTACGGACCTAAAGGGGCTGAGCCTGTTACCGAGGATTCTCCGGCTGGAGATTCGTTTTTAGCGGAAGTTTCTAAAAAGTGGGAAGCTTCAACTGCCGGAGTAGAATCTTATGGCATTAGAAGGGTGATTATCCGGACAAGTATGGTTTTAGGCTGCGGCGGAGCTCTCCGTAAAATGCTCGGCCCGTTTAAATTGGGACTGGGCAGCTATCTTGGCCATGGTCATCAAGGTGTTTCATGGATTCATATTGATGATGAAGTGCGGGCAATTATCTACCTGATTGAAAATAAAACCTGTCGCGGTGTTTATAATCTTTCTTCTACGCATCCTGTAACTTCAAATAAATTTACTGAAACGCTTGGACAGGTTGCAGGTAAACGAGTTTTTTTGAGGGTTCCTTCTTTTGTTTTGAAGCTCATACTTGGACAGATGGCAGACGAGGTGTTGTTAACCGGTCAGTTTGTGTTGCCTGAAAGGTTGATTACAGCGGGATTTAATTTTGAGCATTTGGATATTAAGGAAGCGTTAACTCACTTTGTTGATTAA
- a CDS encoding TetR/AcrR family transcriptional regulator: protein MTKKEIVLKSAKEVFGELGYSGTTFKKIADRAGVAVGLLSHHYGNKEKLFREAGFDVTERLSIALRDEVLQAENGCDAVYRFARRYLEFSIDKDEDFLMLIRCSPFSDLKTGADRDAMVHKFAQIPVLLDNCVARGVQDGSLPNVSVAETSSVILCNLVGAVRTKLLTPYSPPNLYEAALTFLMRSLKNA, encoded by the coding sequence ATGACAAAAAAAGAAATAGTTTTAAAATCTGCTAAAGAAGTCTTCGGTGAACTGGGATACTCTGGTACAACTTTTAAGAAAATTGCAGATCGTGCCGGTGTTGCTGTCGGATTACTTTCTCATCATTACGGAAATAAAGAAAAACTTTTCAGGGAAGCTGGATTTGATGTAACAGAAAGGCTTAGCATTGCCTTGCGTGACGAAGTTTTGCAGGCTGAAAACGGATGTGATGCTGTTTACAGATTTGCAAGACGTTATCTGGAATTTTCAATTGATAAAGATGAAGATTTTTTAATGCTTATCCGTTGCTCGCCGTTTAGTGACCTTAAAACCGGAGCAGACCGGGATGCTATGGTCCATAAATTTGCCCAGATTCCTGTTTTGCTTGATAACTGTGTAGCTCGCGGTGTTCAGGACGGTTCTCTTCCAAATGTTTCGGTCGCGGAGACTTCTTCAGTTATTTTGTGCAATCTTGTCGGTGCGGTCAGAACTAAGCTTTTAACTCCATACAGCCCACCTAATTTATATGAAGCGGCCCTTACTTTTTTGATGCGCAGCTTAAAAAATGCTTAG
- a CDS encoding universal stress protein — translation MIFSKILIPVDGSRHSDNAVKYGFYLAEMCGAKVILLHCHAPIPSGLGEPNFQKAIDDATRKSYAILQKYLKKPEASNLPLQDKIIGGETTKSIVTVADTEKCDLIIMGSKGKSDLEGLLVGSVTHKVLNSASCPVMIIK, via the coding sequence GTGATCTTTTCAAAAATACTAATCCCTGTTGACGGCTCAAGACATTCTGACAACGCTGTAAAATATGGATTTTATCTGGCTGAAATGTGCGGAGCAAAAGTTATCCTTTTACATTGCCATGCCCCGATACCATCCGGACTCGGCGAACCTAATTTTCAAAAAGCTATAGATGACGCAACCCGCAAATCATACGCCATCCTCCAGAAATACCTGAAAAAACCTGAAGCTTCAAATTTGCCCCTTCAAGATAAAATCATTGGCGGAGAAACTACTAAATCAATCGTAACGGTCGCAGATACAGAAAAATGCGACTTGATTATAATGGGTTCAAAAGGAAAATCAGACCTTGAAGGCTTGTTGGTTGGAAGCGTCACTCATAAAGTTCTGAACAGCGCGAGCTGCCCGGTAATGATAATTAAGTAG
- a CDS encoding exopolyphosphatase, whose protein sequence is MRLLTRSDFDGLACAVLLTDIGIMDNWMFVHPKDVQDGKYPGDPNDIVANVPYIKGCGYWFDHHSSEDERLGMDLDYQGMSRKAKSAARVIWEYFGGNEKFGDKFDEMLHYVDKVDSGDLTAEEIENPTGWILMGFIMDPRTGLGRYRHFHMSNYQLMEKLIEYCRSLEITEILELPDVKERIDLYLERDQQFRDMLVKHSEMFANVLVLDLREQEEIFPGNRFTVYSMFPQCDVSIQIMWGKQKQNTVFSVGHSIIKRTCKVDVGSTLLQYGGGGHKQVGTCQVPHEQSDAVLGELVAKFMNK, encoded by the coding sequence ATGCGGCTTTTGACACGATCAGACTTTGACGGTTTAGCTTGCGCAGTCCTTCTGACTGATATCGGAATTATGGATAACTGGATGTTTGTCCATCCTAAAGATGTTCAGGATGGTAAATACCCGGGAGATCCAAACGATATAGTTGCAAACGTTCCGTATATTAAAGGTTGTGGATATTGGTTTGACCACCACTCCAGTGAAGATGAACGACTTGGAATGGATCTGGATTATCAGGGAATGTCCAGAAAAGCCAAAAGTGCCGCACGAGTCATCTGGGAATACTTCGGGGGAAACGAAAAATTCGGCGATAAGTTTGATGAAATGCTGCATTACGTAGATAAGGTTGACAGCGGAGACCTGACAGCTGAAGAAATCGAGAATCCAACCGGCTGGATTCTGATGGGTTTCATTATGGATCCTAGAACCGGACTGGGCCGTTACAGACACTTCCATATGAGTAACTATCAACTTATGGAAAAACTAATCGAATACTGCCGCTCTCTTGAAATTACCGAAATACTTGAACTGCCTGATGTTAAAGAACGGATTGATCTTTACCTTGAAAGAGATCAGCAATTCCGCGATATGCTTGTAAAACATTCTGAAATGTTTGCAAATGTTTTGGTTCTGGACCTTCGTGAGCAGGAAGAAATTTTCCCCGGAAACAGGTTTACTGTCTACTCAATGTTCCCGCAATGCGACGTGAGCATTCAAATTATGTGGGGTAAACAGAAACAGAACACAGTTTTCTCTGTCGGGCACAGTATTATTAAACGCACCTGTAAAGTAGATGTAGGCAGCACCCTTTTACAGTACGGCGGCGGCGGCCACAAACAAGTCGGGACATGTCAGGTTCCTCATGAACAGTCTGATGCCGTTCTCGGAGAACTGGTAGCAAAATTCATGAATAAATAA
- a CDS encoding LexA family protein — protein MSYIKNTDFFSPELNTKTALPFFLSEVAAGFPSPADDYIDKKMDLNEHLINHPAATFFVRAYGDSMRDANIGSGDILIVDRALDAINNSIVIAVYNGELTVKRLKQTGAKLFLMPENEEYPALEVTEETSFEIWGVVTYIIHKA, from the coding sequence ATGAGCTATATAAAAAATACTGATTTTTTTTCACCGGAACTAAATACGAAGACAGCTCTACCCTTTTTCCTATCGGAAGTAGCCGCGGGTTTTCCTTCACCTGCCGACGATTATATCGACAAAAAGATGGATTTAAATGAACACCTTATCAACCACCCTGCGGCAACTTTTTTCGTCCGTGCATATGGCGATTCTATGCGGGATGCGAATATCGGATCAGGCGATATATTAATTGTAGATAGAGCGTTGGATGCAATTAACAATTCCATAGTAATTGCAGTCTATAACGGCGAGTTAACAGTAAAAAGATTGAAACAGACCGGGGCAAAGCTGTTCCTTATGCCGGAGAATGAAGAATACCCGGCTCTGGAAGTAACCGAAGAAACCTCTTTCGAAATATGGGGAGTTGTGACCTATATAATTCACAAAGCTTAA
- a CDS encoding Y-family DNA polymerase, producing MKILALVDCNNFYVSCERLFAPSVRNAPAVVLSNNDGCVISRSQEAKDIGVPMCAPAFKYKSFFEKNGVHVFSSNYELYGDLSKRVVDTLATFTPAMEVYSIDESFLEFPDADFNNLEEIGQKIRRKVLKWTGIPVSVGFGITKTLAKAANRFAKKEKWTNGVFELCDTHKNDKFLQQIPINDIWGIGRKNSKKLTDRNITTAHLFKELPDLWIRKNLTVTGLQTAMELRGVICLPLDKYQSAKKTIVTSRSFGKPVSNLSELEESVASYMTRAAEKLRRQQSLAKGVMVYIETNPHNSLPQYSNSAKITLQVATDYTPELISVALTCLRSIYKSGYKFKKTGVILLGIVNKYNRQANLLELTHESQSEKKDNLMKTLDAANSRFGKGILSYASEGTNKPWQMNRNFKSKNYTTCWAELPEIK from the coding sequence ATGAAAATTTTAGCTCTGGTTGACTGCAATAATTTCTATGTTTCCTGTGAACGTCTTTTTGCGCCATCCGTGCGAAATGCTCCGGCTGTAGTTTTATCTAACAATGACGGTTGCGTTATCTCCCGTTCGCAGGAAGCAAAAGACATAGGGGTCCCCATGTGCGCCCCAGCATTCAAATATAAGTCTTTTTTTGAAAAAAATGGCGTGCATGTCTTTTCCTCAAATTATGAACTATACGGCGACCTTTCAAAACGGGTTGTTGATACGCTCGCAACCTTCACTCCAGCGATGGAAGTATATTCAATAGATGAATCTTTTTTAGAATTCCCTGACGCTGATTTTAATAATCTAGAGGAAATAGGACAAAAAATACGCCGCAAGGTTCTTAAATGGACAGGAATTCCCGTATCTGTAGGATTCGGGATAACAAAAACTCTTGCCAAGGCGGCTAATAGATTCGCTAAAAAAGAAAAGTGGACGAACGGTGTTTTCGAACTTTGCGACACGCATAAAAATGATAAATTTCTCCAACAAATTCCGATAAATGATATTTGGGGAATCGGTAGAAAAAACAGTAAGAAATTAACCGATCGCAACATTACCACCGCGCATCTTTTCAAAGAACTTCCGGACTTATGGATCAGAAAAAATTTAACGGTCACAGGGCTGCAGACAGCAATGGAATTACGTGGAGTAATCTGCCTCCCCTTGGATAAATACCAGTCAGCTAAAAAAACAATTGTTACCTCCAGATCCTTTGGCAAACCAGTCTCCAATCTGTCTGAACTTGAAGAATCAGTGGCATCCTATATGACCAGAGCGGCTGAAAAACTGCGAAGACAGCAATCACTTGCCAAAGGAGTAATGGTCTATATTGAGACCAATCCACACAACTCTCTGCCACAATACTCAAATAGCGCGAAAATAACACTGCAAGTAGCAACGGACTACACGCCGGAACTTATTTCAGTGGCTCTCACCTGCCTCCGGTCAATTTACAAGTCAGGATACAAATTTAAAAAAACCGGGGTAATTCTGCTGGGAATTGTCAACAAATATAACAGACAGGCAAATCTTCTGGAACTTACTCATGAGTCGCAAAGCGAAAAAAAAGATAATCTGATGAAAACACTTGATGCTGCAAACAGCAGATTCGGTAAAGGAATTTTAAGTTATGCTTCGGAAGGAACAAACAAACCCTGGCAAATGAATAGAAATTTTAAATCTAAAAATTATACCACATGTTGGGCTGAACTACCTGAAATAAAATAA
- a CDS encoding tetratricopeptide repeat protein, producing MMNNSSERLLKTVKLMGTALVLALLLTGCGTKEEAAGLHQTGTVAFMLNCDEAAATYFKKAIDANPQYGPSYIMLGDCYLREGKPQEAVDIILKGFEFNIDKGQQRLAHRKLARAYKELGQPEKALEQITIYTRMSVYQEKFDPQKLNETEEFVSELKLPEGHEVVSISQIMEDTIKARESSKNATKDEPSLLNMLNIM from the coding sequence ATGATGAATAATTCGTCAGAGCGACTACTGAAAACAGTCAAACTTATGGGAACAGCTCTGGTTCTAGCACTCCTGCTTACCGGATGCGGAACAAAAGAGGAGGCTGCGGGCCTTCATCAGACTGGAACTGTGGCTTTCATGCTTAACTGTGATGAAGCTGCGGCGACATATTTTAAGAAGGCCATTGATGCCAACCCGCAATACGGCCCAAGTTACATAATGCTTGGCGACTGCTACCTGCGCGAGGGCAAACCGCAAGAAGCCGTTGATATCATTCTTAAAGGATTCGAATTTAATATTGATAAAGGGCAGCAAAGACTGGCGCACAGAAAACTGGCCCGTGCTTATAAAGAACTCGGACAACCAGAAAAAGCTCTTGAACAGATTACTATTTATACAAGAATGTCTGTGTATCAGGAAAAATTCGACCCGCAAAAACTAAACGAAACTGAAGAATTTGTCTCAGAACTTAAACTTCCTGAGGGGCACGAAGTCGTTTCGATTTCTCAAATAATGGAAGACACTATTAAGGCCAGAGAAAGTTCTAAAAATGCGACGAAAGATGAACCAAGTCTGCTAAACATGCTAAATATTATGTAA
- a CDS encoding biotin carboxylase N-terminal domain-containing protein, with protein sequence MKSQKHKILIANRGEIAVRIMQACKDLNIDFVSVYTAEDKDSGHVTLARELGGEESIYKIRSYNDAGDIFSVADETLCTAVHPGYGFFSENYRFARRVTERDRPMIFVGPSWKVIRDLGDKINTKRLARKLEVPTIPGSDRAIYDELEAEEIASNLFEFQEKQGVKSPVVLVKASAGGGGMGIDEVYSIEEFRQVYRQIRNYSLRTFNDEGVLIEQRIFNFNHLEVQIVSEKSGKKHVHFGTRNCSVQSPGRQKRIEVAPGFFPEGMTYSFDAQKVLDDIVAHSLSMANEINYDSVGTWEWIVTPKGAPFLMEVNTRIQVENGVSAQISSIKGNSDVNLIKEQIRLSLGEEIGYTQDDIKLNGVGIEYRIIAEDTDNKFAPWAGEIEELHWKEHPWLKVHTHIPKKLPYQIPTEFDPNLALAIIWGKDLEEAQKRGHEFLNEFVLEGKDRKNISLKSNLKFLAKKTNNLLEF encoded by the coding sequence TTGAAATCTCAAAAACACAAAATACTTATTGCTAACCGAGGTGAGATTGCCGTGCGTATTATGCAGGCATGTAAAGATCTCAATATCGATTTTGTTAGCGTATACACGGCTGAGGATAAAGATTCAGGACACGTCACCCTTGCAAGAGAACTCGGCGGCGAAGAATCAATTTACAAAATCAGATCCTATAACGATGCCGGTGATATTTTTTCCGTTGCTGATGAAACACTTTGTACAGCGGTTCATCCCGGTTACGGTTTTTTCTCTGAAAATTACCGTTTTGCCCGCAGAGTAACAGAAAGAGACCGTCCGATGATTTTCGTTGGTCCTTCATGGAAAGTTATTCGCGATCTTGGTGATAAAATTAACACCAAACGCTTAGCCAGAAAACTTGAAGTGCCGACAATCCCAGGATCTGACCGTGCTATTTATGATGAACTTGAAGCTGAAGAAATTGCTTCTAATCTGTTTGAGTTTCAAGAAAAACAAGGTGTTAAAAGCCCTGTAGTTCTTGTTAAAGCATCCGCAGGCGGCGGCGGAATGGGAATCGACGAAGTATACAGCATCGAAGAATTCCGCCAAGTTTACCGTCAAATCAGAAACTACTCCCTGCGTACCTTTAATGATGAAGGCGTTCTTATTGAACAGCGCATATTCAACTTCAATCACCTTGAAGTGCAGATAGTTTCTGAAAAATCCGGCAAAAAGCATGTTCACTTCGGCACCAGAAACTGTTCCGTTCAGAGCCCGGGAAGACAGAAAAGAATTGAAGTCGCTCCGGGTTTCTTCCCTGAAGGCATGACTTATTCATTTGACGCTCAAAAGGTTCTTGATGATATTGTTGCACATTCACTGAGTATGGCGAATGAAATCAACTACGACAGCGTCGGAACATGGGAATGGATTGTAACTCCGAAAGGGGCTCCTTTCCTCATGGAAGTAAACACACGTATTCAGGTTGAAAACGGTGTTTCAGCTCAGATCTCAAGCATTAAAGGCAACTCGGATGTAAACCTGATCAAAGAACAGATCAGGCTCTCACTCGGTGAAGAAATCGGCTACACGCAGGATGACATAAAACTTAACGGTGTCGGAATCGAGTATAGAATTATCGCGGAAGATACTGACAACAAGTTTGCACCATGGGCTGGAGAAATTGAAGAACTCCACTGGAAAGAACATCCGTGGCTTAAAGTCCATACTCATATCCCTAAAAAACTACCCTATCAGATCCCGACTGAATTCGACCCGAACTTGGCTCTGGCCATTATTTGGGGAAAAGATCTGGAAGAAGCCCAAAAACGCGGTCACGAATTCCTGAATGAATTCGTACTTGAAGGAAAGGACAGAAAAAACATTTCACTTAAGTCCAACCTGAAGTTTCTGGCTAAAAAAACAAACAATCTACTGGAATTTTAA